The DNA window aaaaaaagacaaagagagaTTAAGAATCGCgtaatgttaaaaataaacgcTAGTTAcaatgataaacaaaaaattaggTTTATTTTCACCAAACGATGCGCAAAAgactattattataatttatatgttttctgtaatttatttaaatgtagtaatttctcaaaaattatattattcaaaaattgtaAGTATACAAAACATTGTCAATTGGGACTTTAATTTACACCACTTGAATAGGACTTTAGCACTTTAGCTGAAATCcacttaaaaatattccaatttttttccatttttttaattaaattacttaattataaattaataatatgttattaaaaaaaaaagttttaagtGTTTGAGCAACCTTTTTTCTGCAAAATTTCACACATTCGGTCCGGAAGGCAAGCATACAATTTTTACAAAGAATTGCTGACCATACACTTGACGTGTTAGCCATCACATTCTCAATGATATTCAAGTCTGGCGAATAGCCAGCTTAATAACTTCACGTTTTAGCTCGGCATTAAACTATCCGGGCCGTATGTGAAGGTGTATTGTCTTGCTGGAGTATGTATGAAGGTTGGAACAAATTTAAGCGCACAggtgtaataataataataaaaatggcCGCCCACACTATAATACCTCCAGCACTGCTCTGTGACTTGTTAAGATGTAGTGGTTCTTTTCGAAAATCGTAAAAATAATAGTCGTAACCATCGAAACCCTccaaataaaaacgaaaagacAACACGTCGCCACGTTGATTTTTAGTCTCTTCAGGTGTTGACTATTATCTATAACACGCCGCATGGTTGTCAAATTTGCCTTAACGTTGcatttttccatttatatgtatatttaaataataaaaccgCAATATTTGGCTTTTACTAAaatgggtaccgggtatctcacagtcgaacatactcgactgtagctttcatacttgttttttttttgtagtttgaCAATAGATACCCCAGAATCCTTGTTAGCTTGGATTTTTTCATCTACCCACTCAGATAATGAAGTACCATGCCccatttgaattattttttatttaatataaacttcaaataaatcaaattatactTTATGTTGTACACAGATAAAATTGGTCTGTGTCACTCAACTAGAGCcttatttcacaatttttggtacaaatatgtacatatttatattgaacATTTTGAGTACTCACAGATAGACGAcagcataaacataaacaacgaATATAAGCAAACAAGAGACGAAATTTCTACAAAATAATATGTCGATTAATTGTGGAATTGATAGTGATGGAGGAGGAGATAGACATGTGCACTGTCAAATCGAGATGAGTAAAATTGTATGTCCTAAGAACCTAACTCCAGGATTATCTGCAAAAAACAttacagacacaaacacaaatcaaCAAGTAAGTcatgtaaaaaaatataaaaataccgAAATTTATCTACCGTGGCATTCACCATCAACTTGGTACTTGGTATTTCATTATCAAAAGTTTTTCCAGCAacgtaaataaaacaaattaaattttcaaatctaTTTATATCGGGGAAATAAAAAACTTCTTTTTGTGCTGAAAATGTCAGAATTTGTCGATATCAAAGattattaaacataaaaaacaaacgacTCACGAGGCGAAAAATAATCAACTTAAGACCCATgttcttttaaatattgtattttaaaacaaagagtatttaatcaatttattaaaaagtgATTACTGGTCTAAGAACTAAGCACTAatgagtataaaaataaaaatcagaatCATTATTCCTTGTCATTGCcattaattgtaatttgaatgccacaacaaaaatattgggTTTCGGTGTAACCAGAAAATATGTTTACCACTTTGGTTTAAACGGATAATGATGActtaaatagtatttatatgTTTCAAAAATTATTGAGGCTGGGATTTTCGCTTAAAGGAGCGGTTTAACATTTAACTTTAGTAGTTCCCCTCCTTCTTGCATTCTCGCctaatatacaaatttctcCCAGATAGCCACAGTTCAACTTCCAGACCGCGGAAGTTGGAGCTCGAAATTGGATTTTATCTTATCTGTCGTTGGATTAGCGATTGGGTTGGGAAATGTGTGGCGTTTCCCATATTTGTGCTACAAAAATGGAGGTGGCGCGTTTATACTTCCCTACATCATTACATTATTCCTAGCTGGCATTCCAATGTTTTTCATGGAACTAGCACTTGGCCAAATGTTAACCATCGGTGGATTGGGGGTATTTAAAATTGCACCAATTTTCAAAGGTATGTGacattttatgttaatttaagaaatatataaattttgtttttgtcttaaATATAATGCTAATTGTTGTGACATGTGTGTCTCCCTCACGTCACATCGTTGTTTCACGCATAACCACGAATTTAAAATATCCATTTATGAGGTTTCATTAGAACTAACATGTCACCGTAAGGAATCTTAACTCATTTTAAACCAGGGGTGCTTAATCTATTGCTCTTGATGCtaattttctttatgtatatgtatataagaaaatacatatgtacattgtaTGTGGGCAATCgtcgtatgtatatgtatgtatatatgatgACGATTACATTGGCcaaccaaaaaataccaacaatTTTGTCTTCTCCACATCGgcaaaatagaaagaaaaaattgGCATATATTTTCTAATTCTGCTTATAGATCGACATACACCATCGGCATCAATATAGACCTACACGTTTATATATAATTCTAAAGGCTCCTTTGGCTAAGCATTTTTTATGGaaaggaaatggaaatgtttaTCTTTGTATTCGTACCATATATAAATACCCTCTACccatattgaataaaatataccaaattaataccgctaaaatactgaaatatatcaaaggttATTTTTGGAGCTGGCGAAAAAAATtttagctctatctcttatagtctctgagatataggtgctcatacggacagacagacagacggacatggctagatcgtctcgactgttgacgctgatcaagaatatatatatatatatagggtcggagatgcctctttcTACCTGTTTCATACATTTCCCCCCGgcgcaaagttataataccctatgggaagcgggtataaatatatgcgtacctttataaaaaattaaaaaagttattcAAAGGGAACTGTCGCAAACAATCAGcatatttcttaatattttatcaTGTAGTAAATTTACAAGAATTCCATTTATTAATCTCAAATTTCCATAGGAATTGGTTATGCTGCAGCCGTTATGTCCTGCTGGATGAATGTGTATTACATTGTTATATTGGCTTGGgctgtattttatttcttcatGTCGATGCGAGCGGGTATGTTTTACTATTCAATAGTTtcaaatcattaaaaaaaaaaccaaaaatatttgaacattTCAGATGTACCATGGCGTACATGCAACAATTGGTGGAATACAATAAATTGTGTCAATCAGTACGAACGAAAAAATTTACTTTGTTGGGATAAAATCGTTAATGGCACTACTAACAAAGTTTGCAATGTAGCTGCCACGAATATTTCATCTTTGGAGCTTACGGATCCAGTTAAGGAATTTTGGCAGTAAGTAGAAATTACAGTAGAGATAAAGAGCTGTTCCCagcataatatatatttcacattaATTTTAGTGTGACCTTTTTAGCAACCTTTCTGACCCTTAACTTGTCGCTGAAAtggtaaaaaataaaaattgatatttaaacagatgaaattacatttattgccTATTTCTATGGAGACAATATCCCATGAACATATTAATGcaacttaaatttttttttaattatccTTCTTTATATTTGTGTTCACTTTGCTGGTAAAAGTGCAGAGTAATAGGTAGTCTATTTCTTCGTCTGTGGCACAACTAATTTGAcatccacatacatacattccaGTATCGGAGAATCGATTCgcttaacattttttctttgAGCTTGGAACAGCGAAATGATGCCGAAAAATTTTTCGCAGCCTTTGTTATATAAAATTGCGCGGAAAAAACACGATTTCGCTTATCTGGGAACAACACTTAAGATTGATTAAATCTCAAGACTCTCAAGCATTTTTAAAAGGTTTTagatatagaaaacaaaaaaaaacccaaaattGCTTATTAGCCAGCGGTGCTACAAGACCGTTGTATATAAACGTTAATTACGAATTTCATAGTGAGTActctttgttatttttaggCGCCGGGCTCTACAAATATCGTCTGGAATTGAGGAAATAGGCAGCATTCGTTGGGAACTCGCAGGTACTCTTCTACTTGTTTGGATATTAtgctatttttgtatttggaaAGGAGTCAAATGGACAGGAAAAGTAGTCTATTTTACCGCACTATTTCCATATGTACTACTAACTATTTTATTAATTCGCGGGATTACGCTACCCGGTGCGTTGGAGGGTAttaagttttatattattcCAAACTTTTCAAAACTTTCCCATTCCGAGGTACGTTtgatatgaaatataaataaaatcaattaatcaTTGAGATATTTAAAGGTCTGGATCGACGCGGTTAcacaaattttcttttcgtATGGACTGGGACTGGGAACATTAGTGGCTCTTGGCAGCTACAATAAGTTTACTAATAATGTGTATAAGTAAGAACATCaggttttaaattttaaaatattagttcttaaattcgaaatttttaaATCTAGGGACGCATTAATTGTTTGCACTGTAAACTCAAGTACAAGCATGTTTGCTGGTTTTGTGATTTTTTCGGTTATTGGATTCATGGCGCATGAACAAGAAAGGCCAGTGGCAGAAGTGGCAGCATCAGGTTCGTATATTGAATTTAAGTTTACAAATATCCAGGTATGATcatgtattttataattttttttttagtaattacGGTTACGTGAGTTTACTTATAGTATTTGGGCTTAGCAGTCAATTACGTGAAGAATCGAGTCATAGTTGTACTTTTTGTATGTAATTGgcttgctttgtttttttttttttaattcattcatATACTACATAAGGCAGTTTTTCTTATTATAAGCTAGTAATAGCATatttgaaaatggaaaagcttgtaaaatatagtatgtatCTAGCTTATACTATAGCTTGAAATAtagcttattttaaaattcatctAGCATATtctagttttaaatatatttccgACTTAAACGGTTTgttttataagaaaaataagaaaatagcaaaatagcAATTCACACAAAAAACTATTATAAATCCATCACCTTTGAATTgatgtttttatacccgctacccatagggtagaagggtattataactttgtgccggcaggaaatgtatgtaacaggtagaaggaggcatctccgaccctataaagtatatatattcttgatcagcgtcaacagccgagacgatatagccatgtccgtctgtccgtctgtccgtccgtccgtctgtccgtctgtccgtatgaacacctagatctcagagactatatgagatagagctataattttttttcgacagcatttgttatgtttgcacgcagatcaagtttgtttcaaatttttgccacgtccacttccgcccccgcaaatcaaaaatcgaataacaagcgtaattttaaagctagagttccgaattttggtatatacaataataactatagtagttatgattcctgaaaatttggttgcgatcggataaaaattagaagttattaaagaaatacttttgtatgggcaaaaacgcctacttactaggggtcttagttgctttggctgacaatctggtatattgtgccgtctatggtatattttgaatacggtactatgtctatataccaaatataccattcggtattttttttagtatttttgcagtatatttggtatattttgagaaaataccgcaaaatatatttcttttattcaaaatgggttgcgggtatctcacagtcgagtgcactcgactgtagctttcttacttgtttcttttgGAAACTGACGCAAAGGAAATTTAAAGACCTAATCATAAATATAGCCCTCAAAGATTTTTTCCTCCTACATAAAAAGATAATAAGGTTTCATGTTTTCTCTCATTTGGGTGTAGATTATTTTtctgcattattttttttttttaatttggctTATTCTAgcttattttttcaaaaatctaGCTTATACAGGTGCTCAAAACCTGGCAACACTGTTCATATGGTGTATTTatcaattcttaattttttacCTTGAATGGTTTGCTTCATAATGCaccaatattttttttatattatatacatttttctttaaatatatacatatataaaaaagaagttATAAAATTGATTTCCACTTAATATAAAGCATTCATCAGGTTATTTTGCTCAATAATCCATCATTCCTGAACATTAGTTTTTGCATTCAGCAGAAAATTTCACactcaaaaatgtaaaattatatTGGTATCACAATAAAATATCATATAATCAATTTACTGATATTTATCGGTGAACAGTTTTTTGCTATTCCGGGTTCACATTTTGTAAATAGTTAATTGAATAActgaaaaagttaaattttgatttgaattttgaattttatgtaaaatgcatattgatttagtaacattaattattaattgaatgaaCTACATACcgttgaaaaaattaaaaatattaaactgaACTGATTTCTGATCGatcataaaaatgttataatttCTGATCAGTATTATCAGTTAAAAATGCCCAAAGGTccgttttattgttttattttgatacgAGTATTTttcatgaaaaaaaaaacaataatattatagaaTAGCATCCTGCATACATGATAAGAGCCGCGAAACTTTCAAATAGACATATGTATGACAAAAGTATATATGtgttgcaaaatatatatattttttttattaaatcttaattcacctgtttttttttttttgttttatttgatttctttaGGACCTGGATTAGCTTTTCTTGTATATCCCTCAGCAGTGTTGCAACTTCCAGGATCTCCAATGTGGTCttgtcttttcttttttatgctTCTTCTAATTGGTTTAGACTCGCAGTTCTGCACTATGGAAGGCTTTATTACCGCTATCATAGATGAGTGGCCACAACTATTAAGAAAACGCAAAGAGATTTTTATAGCTGTAGTGTGTTTGTTGAGCTATTTAGTTGGATTGACCTGTATAACACAAGTGAGTTTTTCctttatatttcattcacCAAACCTATGTACTTATTTTAAGAGCATTTCGCTCACACTCTGAATGGACAGGTTCCAAAAGAAAACACCTCCGACCCGACATTCTTGATCAACGCCAaaagccgagacgatctagtcatggccgtctgtccgtatgaacacctagatctcaaagatTAAAAGATATAGAGATATAACtcgttatgtttgcacgcagatcacgtaaattgacaaaactcgaataacaagcgaacaacaatctggtatattttggtatatttataatgccgcgctgttgtacttttattcaaaatggttagcaggcatctcacagtcgagcacactcgactgtagcattcttacttgttttttgttattattgtactaTGTACAATAAATCGAAACACTAAGATTACACATGCTTAATTCGATTTGTttcaaataaagttaaaacagtacggtatttttctcataatataccaaattaatataccgaaaaaatactaaaatctGAAGGCTAAATCTTGATCTGCGCAACATAACAAGTTCTGTCGAAACAAATTAAATCTCTATacaaaagttataataccctctcacaaagttataatgtTGTATTAACATTTTTCGAGTACGATTTGTACTCTTTTGGAGTACCAAGCGGTTCGTGTGTTCAAGTACTTGTGCTGCACAACTACTACTTATGTACgctattaaataataaattatcttactttttttaaacactttttCTTAGGGTGGAATgtatattttccaaattttggaTTCGTATGCTGTTAGTGGCTTCTGTCTGCTATGGCTGATATTTTTCGAATGTGTTTCAATATCATGGTGCTATGGCGTTGATCGCTTTTACGATGGTATTAAAGACATGATTGGATATTATCCGACTGTGTGGTGGAAGTTTTGCTGGTGCGTAACAACGCCGCTTATATGTTTGGTAAGATTGCCATTACAAAACAACaatctaaatataaattattgaattgtatcatgtttaatataaatttttttccaGGGAGtattcttatttaatataGTGCAATGGACGCCAATTAAATATCTAGACTACAATTATCCATGGTGGGCACATGCATTTGGCTGGTTCACAGCATTGTCGTCGATGCTATATATTCCGGCATATATGATTTGGTTGTGGAAACGAACGCCTGGCGACCTATGCGATGTAAGATTTAACTTAATCCTCTAGTACCTACAACCTGTGTGGGAACTAAAGAGTTCATTCTATAGCATAATTGTCTGATAGGAatagaaatagttttaaatattgtattagtGCTAACAAAAGTATTAAGGCTTTATACAATTTCCTTTAGCGAAAACTGTATTTAGTGTGTCCATCCTACAAACGACATTCATTTTGGTATGCATGAAAGCCAAATCGAGTGGTCGGAtaaaaaaactattattatctttttatgtatataaatacaaaaaattaaagatatttaataTGGTTCATTTTAACGAATATTACAGAAAATTCGGTCGATTGTTCGAATTGAAGAAGATATTCCTCGATTACGTGAGAAAATGCAGAGGGAAGCCATTGCAAAGGAAATTGATGCGgcttaaatgtaattatttaagtaattttagaaatattttaacatcCCTGCAAAGTGATTCTGCAGTTACAgttatagaaataaatttcgattttattgtgTTCTTATCTTAAAGCCAGAAGAGAAATGATGATAAGCATTTCgaatatacataattatgataatttttattttttgaattgtaagttgaaatatttttaattagtatAGAAAACTTTTTACTGTATactattgtaaaatattttggcTTGAAGAAAACAAGTACCTAACGATTATTATCACTGGTAAACGATTTtagcacaaataaaaaattaataatttagttattttaatcaaatttatgatTATCTATTTCTGGTTATCTATTGATTTATTGTTAAGTCAATGGCTTATTAGAAAGTAAACATATTTGTTAAATCTagaatttacttattaataataatttaataatctttAATCTATGCCTATATTGTGCTCGCAGGACTTTATCGTAGTCTATTTGTAAAAATTTAGACGTTAACTGTTTGTGtcaattagttttattttttatatgcaaaaaaaaaatatatatatatataattattttttcgcGTAACGCgaatgttaaacaaaaaataaaacaacgattttatttttaaataacttatagACGAACTTTATTGGTATTGGAAGATTagcgggctacgcgtcttgtctgaggaaagtgtctttaaaaactaacATTACAATATGTTGGGTTTGAACAAGAAACTTCATATTGCGACTTAGTGCTAACATATCATATGTGTAatgttttgtgtatgtgttagtgttttAATGTTGAGTCCCCAAATtgcaatggaaaattttaattgatctTTGGACTTTGAAAGTGGCGTGAGGTggatctttttgtttgtgacgATTGGTCGCCGTCGCGACGGGTTTTATGTTTAGAATATGATCTTTATGTGAATGCAATAGTATCTTTTGGAAGATAGGGGAATAATTACGAGAATGTGTCACGTACGAGAAATGAGTATGGTGGTGGATATGTCATGTGTTTTCTTACTTGCTAAGTAGTATATAACAATAAGAATTAAGATTAAtacaattgttattgttgaatatttgtaGATAATATTTTCCTTATTGTTATACAaaatcatttcttttgtttgtatgtttgaTAATGGCACTATTTTAGTTACATTGTATTCTGTAAGCATAAGTGTTGTGAATTGTTGGACTCTATTTgataattttacatttttttaattcgattgtacaattaaatattttgattattttatccttttcaatgtaaatgtctaaattgttacaattttggtttagtttggtttgttttatattccaagttaatacaatatttggtTATACTATTTGGATAAGATCTTGTTTGCGGTCTTTATTGAAAGTACAAACTGGTGTTtcataacatattttattatatttgcaatgCATTGGTCATTTATGAACTTTTTTGAAATAGTATATCTAACAAAGttattatgtaaataaaatttccccttcaatgttttcattaatttccGTCTGGGTATGGAATTATTTGGAAAGTTGTAACTTCGAGATTGCCAATTGGTATATAAGACGtcagaaaaatttaattgttattggATTGAACCATgctgaaatttaatttttcatgaTTAATATTATCTATTTGATCATGTTTAAATAGTTTCAGTTTAAAGATACCTGAGCGGGTTGATTGTAATATTCtcttttattaattactttcttcattttaaattttgatttataacGGGTTACTTTTCTTCCTCTGTTTGTTTCTTCAAAATGATTTTCGTCAAGTTTCTTTATATTACCTGTCTTTTTGAAAGGGTTCGTTGTTTTAGACTTTACTAACGGGGCTTGTCTAAATCTTGTATCTACTTCAAAATTACCTCTGTTTTTATTAAGgttgt is part of the Drosophila nasuta strain 15112-1781.00 chromosome 4, ASM2355853v1, whole genome shotgun sequence genome and encodes:
- the LOC132794969 gene encoding sodium- and chloride-dependent GABA transporter 1, with protein sequence MSINCGIDSDGGGDRHVHCQIEMSKIVCPKNLTPGLSAKNITDTNTNQQIATVQLPDRGSWSSKLDFILSVVGLAIGLGNVWRFPYLCYKNGGGAFILPYIITLFLAGIPMFFMELALGQMLTIGGLGVFKIAPIFKGIGYAAAVMSCWMNVYYIVILAWAVFYFFMSMRADVPWRTCNNWWNTINCVNQYERKNLLCWDKIVNGTTNKVCNVAATNISSLELTDPVKEFWQRRALQISSGIEEIGSIRWELAGTLLLVWILCYFCIWKGVKWTGKVVYFTALFPYVLLTILLIRGITLPGALEGIKFYIIPNFSKLSHSEVWIDAVTQIFFSYGLGLGTLVALGSYNKFTNNVYKDALIVCTVNSSTSMFAGFVIFSVIGFMAHEQERPVAEVAASGPGLAFLVYPSAVLQLPGSPMWSCLFFFMLLLIGLDSQFCTMEGFITAIIDEWPQLLRKRKEIFIAVVCLLSYLVGLTCITQGGMYIFQILDSYAVSGFCLLWLIFFECVSISWCYGVDRFYDGIKDMIGYYPTVWWKFCWCVTTPLICLGVFLFNIVQWTPIKYLDYNYPWWAHAFGWFTALSSMLYIPAYMIWLWKRTPGDLCDKIRSIVRIEEDIPRLREKMQREAIAKEIDAA